Proteins from a genomic interval of Rosa chinensis cultivar Old Blush chromosome 2, RchiOBHm-V2, whole genome shotgun sequence:
- the LOC121051235 gene encoding glutathione S-transferase T3-like, protein MAPRGDSWRHNEEVILCQAWITVGGDGCIGKDQKSDLLWSRVAEEYNAHRPAGCMERTHSSCHSRWKRISPACMKWRQALNKVEHFQRRSGENMEDELMNVKSTYYDSEGCDFVFEHCWQYLKNTEKFGKTPSMENTHFSPNHVNLDSDETPTTEDELPSSRKARPQGQKAQKLAKKKSNKQDADGLRVQMQKCYEQTERKYQQRQRQFEEGQLIEQRAEDARTMQVDPSIFTPRKRSYWERKQQQIIDKEAETSSIPEQSQYPTPPERDNTGLTTYDPLGETSWM, encoded by the exons atggctccaagaggggattcttggaggcacaatgaagaagttattcttTGCCAAGCTTGGATCACCGTTGGGGGTGATGGTTGCATCGGAAAAGATCAAAAGTCGGATTTATTGTGGAGTCGTGTGGCGGAGGAGTACAATGCTCACAGACCGGCCGGTTGCATGGAGAGAACACATTCTAGTTGCCACTCTCGTTGGAAGAGAATAAGTCCGGCATGTATGAAGTGGCGCCAAGCTCTTAACAAGGTCGAACACTTTCAACGAAGAAGCGGCGAAAATATGGAGGACGAG CTCATGAATGTTAAATCAACGTACTACGACTCGGAAGGTTGCGATTTTGTGTTTGAGCATTGTTGGCAatacttgaaaaatacggaAAAGTTTGGGAAAACGCCATCAATGGAAAACACCCACTTTAGTCCTAATCATGTCAACTTGGATAGCGATGAAACACCCACTACTGAGGATGAGCTTCCCTCATCAAGAAAGGCACGTCCTCAAGGACAGAAAGCTCAGAAGCTAGCTAAGAAAAAAAGCAATAAGCAGGATGCGGATGGCCTACGagttcaaatgcagaaatgttATGAACAAACCGAACGCAAGTACCAACAAAGGCAAAGACAGTTTGAGGAAGGTCAACTAATTGAGCAACGCGCTGAGGATGCTCGCACGATGCAGGTGGATCCATCAATTTTCACCCCAAGAAAGAGGAGTTATTGGGAGAGGaagcaacaacaaataattgatAAGGAGGCCGAAACTTCAAGCATCCCGGAACAATCTCAATATCCTACACCCCCTGAAAGAGACAACACTGGATTGACCACTTATGATCCACTTGGCGAGACATCTTGGATGTAA
- the LOC112184248 gene encoding putative nuclease HARBI1, whose amino-acid sequence MSAAALQIQNLEDEDSQWGGSSEGRTYKARDRELMDLRLKAQYFTDPCRYEPNIFRRRYRMQPWVFDKMMRDVANYDPYFVQTRDACGRLSLSTEQKLTCAMRMLAYGITADFCDDYLDIAKSTAIEIFEHFTKAIWNVYHETYLRRPTPADLRRLLDKAAERGFPGMIGSLDCMHWQWKNCPTGWAGQYTGYKGKPTIILEAVASYDTWIWHAFFGLPGSLNDINVLGCSPLFNDVCTGETPEVNYQVHNRHYRQCYYLVDGIYPKWGSFVQAIRNPRSPQTQHFTRMQEAYRKDVERAFGILQARWAIIRGPARGWSKENLQYIMMMCIILHNMIVEDEHDEDAAQPFDPDDIPTRPRKAEIYKRPVMDTDVDRNPQQLNQFLRRYREVRCPVMNKNLQEDLVDHLWTMKLQADQNHQ is encoded by the coding sequence ATGTCTGCCGCTGCCTTGCAAATCCAAAATCTGGAAGATGAGGATTCACAATGGGGTGGTTCTTCAGAAGGTCGTACCTATAAGGCCAGGGATCGAGAGCTGATGGATCTTCGACTCAAAGCTCAATACTTCACGGATCCGTGCAGGTATGAACCAAACATTTTTCGCAGGCGATATAGAATGCAACCTTGGGTCTTTGACAAGATGATGCGCGACGTGGCCAACTACGACccatattttgttcaaacaagAGATGCTTGTGGGAGACTCAGCTTATCCACTGAACAAAAGCTGACATGCGCCATGAGAATGCTCGCGTATGGCATCACAGCTGATTTCTGCGATGATTACCTAGATATTGCGAAGTCCACTGCCATTGAGATTTTTGAGCACTTCACAAAAGCAATCTGGAATGTGTACCATGAGACTTACCTCCGCCGACCAACACCGGCAGATTTGCGACGGCTGCTTGACAAAGCTGCAGAACGGGGATTCCCGGGGATGATCGGTAGCCTTGATTGTATGCATTGGCAATGGAAAAATTGTCCCACCGGATGGGCAGGGCAGTATACTGGCTACAAGGGGAAGCCCACAATCATCTTAGAGGCGGTGGCCTCCTACGATACTTGGATTTGGCATGCCTTCTTCGGACTTCCAGGTTCCCTGAATGATATTAACGTCCTTGGATGTTCACCGTTGTTCAATGACGTATGCACCGGTGAAACCCCTGAAGTGAACTACCAGGTACATAATAGGCATTATCGTCAATGTTATTACCTAGTTGATGGCATATACCCTAAGTGGGGTTCCTTTGTACAAGCAATCCGAAACCCGAGGTCGCCGCAGACACAACATTTCACAAGGATGCAGGAAGCATACAGAAAAGATGTGGAGAGAGCATTTGGTATTCTCCAAGCTCGTTGGGCAATCATAAGAGGACCAGCTCGTGGGTGGAGTAAGGAGAACCTTCAATACATCATGATGATGTGCATTATCTTGCACAATATGATTGTTGAAGATGAGCATGATGAAGATGCAGCGCAGCCATTTGATCCGGATGATATCCCAACCAGACCAAGGAAAGCAGAGATATATAAGAGACCAGTAATGGACACCGATGTTGATCGCAATCCGCAACAACTAAATCAATTCTTGCGTCGTTATAGGGAGGTTAGATGTCCAGTGATGAATAAAAACCTCCAAGAAGATCTAGTCGATCACCTATGGACCATGAAGTTACAAGCTGATCAGAACCACCAGTGA
- the LOC112184247 gene encoding uncharacterized mitochondrial protein AtMg00810-like, whose amino-acid sequence MVTRLSDGIVQPRQQTDGTVRYPVPRALLSLVELAEPTYYSQASQKSEWHQAMTEEINALLKNNTWTLVPSSPSQNAVGCKWVFRIKKKSDGSIERQLDVKNAFLHGILKEDVFMVQPPGFVDPSQPHHVCKLNKALYGLKQAPHAWFHRMSTFLLSVGFTQSIADPSLFIYRHGPHIIYFLLYVDDIVVTRSNDHLLQSFIQCLGRGFDIKDLGPLHYFLGLQVTRHQHGLHLNQLKYAHDILSKNDLLLSKPTSTPMSAKSNLSSTAGSLLEHPTTFRELVGSLQYLTITRPDIAFAVNMVSQFMSQPRVPHLIAAKRILRYAKGTLGHGLLFTSQRQPVTLSAYSDADWAGCPTTRRSTSGYLVFLGSNLISWCSKKQPTVARSSAESEYRYLAHACADTMWLGYLLYELGTNIQFPVLLHCDNLSTIYMASNPIFHACTKTHRT is encoded by the exons ATGGTGACCCGTCTCAGTGACGGGATTGTTCAACCCCGACAACAGACCGATGGGACGGTTCGCTATCCGGTACCTCGTGCTCTTCTCTCCTTGGTGGAACTTGCTGAACCCACCTATTACTCCCAAGCTTCCCAAAAATCAGAATGGCATCAGGCCATGACAGAAGAAATCAATGCACTACTCAAAAACAACACATGGACCCTTGTCCCTTCCTCTCCTTCTCAGAATGCAGTAGGTTGCAAATGGGTCTTTCGTATCAAGAAGAAATCAGATGGCTCTATTGAAAG GCAATTAGATGTCAAGAATGCCTTCCTTCATGGTATTCTTAAGGAAGATGTGTTCATGGTTCAACCTCCTGGCTTTGTTGATCCTTCCCAACCCCACCATGTCTGCAAACTTAACAAAGCGCTTTATGGGTTGAAACAGGCACCACATGCTTGGTTCCATCGTATGAGCACATTTCTCTTATCTGTTGGTTTCACTCAGAGTATTGCAGACCCTTCCCTGTTCATTTATCGTCATGGTCCACATATTATCTATTTTCTCttatatgtggatgacattgtGGTGACTAGGAGTAATGACCATCTTCTTCAGAGCTTTATACAGTGTCTTGGGCGAGGTTTTGACATCAAGGACCTAGGTCCtcttcattattttcttggctTACAGGTTACACGTCATCAGCATGGGCTCCACCTAAATCAGCTTAAATATGCTCATGATATTCTCTCTAAGAACGATCTTTTGTTGAGCAAGCCTACCAGTACACCAATGTCTGCCAAGTCAAATCTTAGTTCTACTGCTGGATCACTTCTAGAACATCCCACAACTTTTCGGGAATTGGTTGGTTCATTACAGTATCTTACTATAACTCGTCCTGACATTGCATTTGCAGTCAACATGGTGTCTCAATTCATGAGTCAGCCGCGTGTGCCCCATCTGATTGCTGCCAAACGCATTCTCCGATATGCTAAGGGAACTCTTGGACATGGATTACTCTTTACATCTCAGCGTCAGCCTGTTACTCTCTCCGCCTAttctgatgctgattgggctggtTGTCCAACCACTAGGCGTTCCACTTCTGGTTATCTCGTGTTCCTTGGCTCCAATCTCATCTCATGGTGCTCTAAGAAGCAGCCCACCGTAGCTCGCTCTAGCGCAGAAAGTGAATATCGCTATCTTGCTCATGCTTGTGCGGACACAATGTGGTTAGGCTATCTTCTCTATGAACTTGGTACCAATATTCAGTTTCCTGTGTTATTACATTGTGATAATTTGAGCACCATATACATGGCTTCCAATCCCATTTTTCATGCTTGCACGAAAACACATAGAACTTGA